From the genome of Desulfobaculum xiamenense:
CGCATTTGCCAAACCACGCTTGAGCGGCGTACAGTGGCGGGCCGCACGTCCACCTACTGTCCCACGTGTCAGCACTGACACGAACGGAATTCGCATGAACAGCCACACTCGTGGAATCGCCCGCAACGCGGCCGTCGTGGGAGGAGCAACCCTCATCTCCCGCATCCTCGGCTTCGCGCGCGATCTCATCATCGCCTACGCCCTCGGCGCAGGCCCCATCGCCGACGCCTTCTTCGTGGCCTTCCGCCTGCCGAACCTCATGCGACGGCTGTTCGGCGAAGGCTCGCTGACCATGGCCTTCGTGCCCGTGTACTCCCGCATCCGCGAGGAGCAGGGGCCTGCGGCGGCCTTCGCCATGGCGCGTTCGGTCCATGTGTGGCTGGCCATCATCCTCGGCGTCGTCACTGCCTTGGCGCTCGTTTTCGCGCGGCCGTTGACCATCGCCATCGCTCCGGGCTTCGCGTCGGACCCGGCGCAACTCGCGCTGACCACGGACCTCGTGCGCATCTGCTTCCCGTATACGGTGTTCATCTGCGGCGTCGCGCTGTGCATGGGCATCCTTAACGCGGAGGGGCATTTCCTCACGCCCGCGCTGTCGCCCTGCGTGCTGAACATCGTGCTCATCGCGGCGGCGCTGTCCGCCGTGTGGCTGGACCTTTCCGTGCCGCATGTGCTGGCGTGGGGCGTTTTGGCCGCCGGCGTTCTGCAATGGGTGTTGCAGCAGCCGTCCATGCTGTCGCGCGGCTTCCGCTGGACCGGGACGTGGAGCTTCAACGACCCCGGCGTGAAGCGCACCGGGCGGCTCATGCTGCCCACGGTGTTCGGCGCGGCCGTGTACCAGATCAATATTCTCATCGGTACGCTGTTGGCCTCGCTTCTTCCGGCGGGCAGCATTTCGTATCTGTACTACGCGGACCGGCTGGTGCAGTTCCCGCTTGGCGTGTTCGGCGTGGCCGTGAGCACCGCCGCGTTGCCGAGCCTGTCGCGGTTGGCCGCGCGTTCGGACATGGAGGGCTTTCGCGAGGCGCTCAACGCCAGCCTGCGTCTGACGCTGTTCATCGCATTGCCTGCGGCTGCGGGACTCGTGGCCCTTTCCGAACCCGTGGTCCAGCTCCTCTTTCAGCGCGGAGCCTTCGAGGCCGAGGCCGTGCGGGCCACGGCGCTGGCCTTAGTAGCCTACGGACTGGGGCTTCCCGCCTTTGCGCTGGTTCGGCCGCTGGTTTCGGCCTTCTACGCCCTTGAGGACACGCGTATGCCCGTCATCGCCGCCACGCTCAGCGTGGCCGTGTATGTGGCCTGCGGCGTGGCCATGATGCAGGGGATGGGGCACGTGGGCCTCGCGTTGGCCACCACCGTCTCCTCGTGGTTCAACACCTTTTTCCTGATGTGGGCACTGCGGCGCAGGCTGGGGCAGTGGGCGGACTGGCACCGCGCGTGCGTCGCCTTCACGCTGCTTGGCGTAGCCATCGGCCTTGGCGCATGGGCGACCACGGGCATGGGAGTGTGGGCCGTGGCGTTCATCCCCGTGTGGGCCGTGGCCTACGCCCTTGGCGCGCTGGCGTTTCGCGTGCCCGAGGCCACCATGATGGCCGATGCGCTACGGCGCAGAATCGCCCGATAGGCCCGTATTTCCTTTCCACCTCTAGCGCGTGCCGCGTCGGCGCGCATGCGGACACCGGCGGAGAACGCAATGCACGAGATCGTCCTGATCAGGATTTCCGGGGATGACAAGCCCGGCATAATGAATTCGCTTACCGGCATCCTTGCCTCGTACGGGGTGCGGATTCTGGACATCGGACAGGCCGTCATCCACAACACGCTCTCGCTTGGCCTCATCATCGAGATTCCCCGCGAGCAGGGCTCTGCCCCCATCCTCAAGGATCTGCTGTTCAAGGCGCACGAGATGGGTGTGGGGCTGACCTTCGAGGCCGTGGCCCCCGAGCGCCACGAGCAGTGGGTGGGCGCGCAGGGACGCAGGCGGCATATCGTGACCCTCATCTCCCGCGAGATCACCTCGCGCCAGATGGAGCGCGTGTCCGGTGTGCTGACCCGTCACGGTCTGAATATCGACTTTATCTCGCGCCTGTCCGGTCGCATCTCCCTCGAACGCCCCGACGCGCATCCCCGCGCCTGCGTGGAGTTGTCCGTGCGTGGCGAACCGGCGGACATCGCCGCCATGCGCGCGGAGTTCATGGACATTTCTCGTGAACTGGGCGTGGACATCGGCCTTCAGGAGGACAACGTCTACCGCCGCAACCGTCGCCTGATCTGCTTCGACATGGACTCCACCCTCATTCAGGGCGAGGTCATCGACGAACTGGCGCGTCGGGCTGGTGTCGTGGACCGCGTGTCCGCCATTACCGAGTCCGCCATGCGCGGGGAGTTGGATTTCCGCCAGAGCCTGCGCGAGCGCGTAAGCCTGCTCGAAGGTCTGGACGCCTCGGTGCTCTCCGAGGTGGCCGAAAGCATTCCTCTCACCGAGGGGGCGCGGCGGCTCATCGGCACGCTGAAGAATCTGGGGTACAAGATCGCCATCCTGTCCGGCGGGTTCACCTACTTTGGCGAGCGCCTGCAACGAGAGCTGGGTGTGGACTACGTGTACGCCAACGAGCTGGAGATCGTGGACGGCAGGCTGACTGGGCGCGTGGTCGGCGAGATCGTGGACGGGGCGCGCAAGGCGCAACTGCTTCAGGACATCGCCCGCAGGGAGAACATCGACCTGCAACAGGTGGTGGCCGTGGGCGACGGTGCCAACGATCTGCCCATGCTCAATCTGGCCGGGCTCGGCATCGCCTTCCACGCCAAGCCCATTGTGCGTCGCGGGGCGCGGCAGGCCATCTCCACCCTCGGGCTGGACGGCATTCTGTATCTTCTGGGCCTGCGCGACCGCGAGGCGCTGGACTAGCCATGCCGGAATTCCGCACTGCGGAGGACGCCCGCGCGCATTTCCCGCGTGGGCTTGTCCAGCCCGAAGGCGGATTCCGCTTCTCGGCGGACGCGCTGCTTCTGGCCTGCTTTGCGGGACCGGGAGCGGCGCGGCGCATCGCCGACCTCGGCGCGGGCTGCGGGGTGGTGGGGTTTGGTCTGCTTCTGCGTGACGAGGCCGCCACTGCCACGGTGACCGCCGTGGACATCAACCCGGACATGCTCGCCGCGCAGCGGGACAATGTGAAGCTGCTGGGCTTCGGCGAGCGGTTCGAGGCCGTGGAGGCCGACGTGTCCGCCATCGGCGCGTCGGGGCTTGCGGCGCAGTCCTTTGATCTCGTGGTCTGCAATCCCCCCTATCGCGAGACCGGGACCGGGCGGCGGCCGGCGGATGCCGGGCGCGACGCCGCACGCTTCGAGGTGCGTGCGCAGGTGGGGGATTTCGTGGCTGCGGCTGCGCGTTTGGTGCGCAACCGGGGGCGGGTGTGCTTCATTGGGCTACCGGAGCGGCTGCCCGAACTGTTCGCCGATTTCCGCGCGGCGCGCCTTGCGCCAAAGCGCCTGCGCATGGTGCATTCGCGAATTGGCGAACCGGCGCGGCTGGCGCTTGTGGAGGGGATGCTTGGCGCTAGTGCCGGACTGATCGTCGAGCCGCCCCTTGTGCTCTATGAGGGCACAGGCAACGAGTCGTGCCTGTGCGCGGACGCGCTGGCCTTTTGCCCCTTCATGGCCTGCAACGCCGGGCGGCGCGGCTAGGATTTTCTTCTTCGACCCGGAACGCAACGCGTTTCTCGTCCCTCTCGCGGGTGGGCCATTTCGGCCGTCAGTCCCACACCACCCTGTTTCGTCCCTTCTGCTTGGCAACGTAGAGGTTGCGGTCCGCGCGGCGCAGGGCGTCCTGCAGCGAGTTGTCCGTGTCCGATAGGGCCGTGAGGCCTATGCTTGCCGTGAAGTGGATGCTTTTGCCACCGCTTGCGACCGGCGTGTTCTCCAGCCGGGAGCGGATGCGCTCCGCCACGTCGCGGGCCGCGTCGGCCGGGGTTTCCGTCAGCACGGCGGCGAATTCCTCTCCACCCATCCTTCCGAACACGTCCGTCTCACGAATGGTATCAAGACAGGCCTGCACCATGGCGCGTAGCACGTCGTCCCCGGCGTGGTGGCCATAGGAGTCGTTGATGCCCTTGAAGTGGTCGAGGTCGATCATGAGCACGGCCAGAGGGCGACTGTAACGCCGCGCGCGGACAAGCTCCTCCTCAGCTTTCTCCATGAAGCGCCTGCGGTTGTAGGCTCCGGTCAGCGAGTCGCGCGTGGCCATGCGTCGCAGGTCTTCCTCCATGCGCCGACGTTCGGTGATGTCCTCGAACATCCAGACCGACCCCTCGTTGGGGTGTGACGGATCGAGTGCGCGCCCCGTGAAGCGGCACCAGAAGGACTGATTGTCTCCCCTGCGCAGCGGGAGAGTGGTGTCGTACAACTCGCCGCGCGCGATGGCCTCGTAGGCCGAGATCCCGAATGCCTCGTAGGTGGCGTCGTCCATGTGAATGATGCGTGTTGGCGCATTTAGAATCTCCGCTTCGGTAAGGCCGGTCATCTCCATCATGCGGCTGTTGACCCACTGGAAGCGTCGGTGCTTGACCAGCGCAATGCCCATGATGCCGTTTTCCAGCAGAACCTGCTGCATGCGGTTGGTGCGCAGGAGTTCGTCTTCCAGCTCCTTGCGCTGGGTGACGTCGTCGAAGAGCCACAGCGAGCCCTCGTCCGGCTTGGCGGGGTCCAGCGCCGTGCCCATGAGGTGGGCCCAATACAGTTGACCGTCGGGGCGGATGAGCTGGTGGATGGCGTCGTACATGTCGCCTCTGCCAAGCGCCGTGTAGGCGTATTGCCCGAATGCCTCGTGTACGTCGTCGTTCGGGAAGATGATGCGCGTGGAATGGCCGACGAGTTCGTCCTGCGAATATCCCGAGAGGGCGAAGACGCGTTGATTGGCCCACTGGAGTTGGCGGTGCTTCACGAAGCAAATGCCGACCATGCGGTTCTCGATGATGAGCTTCTGGAAGGCGAAGGCGTCGTGGAGTTCCTGCTCCATGCGCTTGCGGTCGGTGATGTCGTCGATGATCCAGATGACGCCGCGCCCGAGGCTTGGCGGGGTGGTGCGGTCCACCGCCGCGCCGGAGAGTGTGCACCAGATGGGCGTACCGTCCTTGCGGCGTAGCTGGTACTCCACCTGGAGCTGTGCGCCGGAGACGAGCTTTTCGTAATGAAGCGTCCCGAATTGGGCGAAGCTTTCCTCCGAGGTGTGCACATGGAAGACGCTTAGCCCGATCATGTCGTCGATGGAGTCGTAGCCGAAAATTTCGGCGAGCTTCGCGTTGCCCCCGGCGATGAACCTGTATCCGCGCAGATACATGATGCCGACCTGACTGCTTTCGAGAATGGTTTGCAGCTCGCTCAAGGCGTCACGCAGTTCGCGTTCGGCGCGCACGCGGTCCGTGACGTCGTTGATGATGGAGTAGAGCACGTTGCGTTCG
Proteins encoded in this window:
- the murJ gene encoding murein biosynthesis integral membrane protein MurJ translates to MNSHTRGIARNAAVVGGATLISRILGFARDLIIAYALGAGPIADAFFVAFRLPNLMRRLFGEGSLTMAFVPVYSRIREEQGPAAAFAMARSVHVWLAIILGVVTALALVFARPLTIAIAPGFASDPAQLALTTDLVRICFPYTVFICGVALCMGILNAEGHFLTPALSPCVLNIVLIAAALSAVWLDLSVPHVLAWGVLAAGVLQWVLQQPSMLSRGFRWTGTWSFNDPGVKRTGRLMLPTVFGAAVYQINILIGTLLASLLPAGSISYLYYADRLVQFPLGVFGVAVSTAALPSLSRLAARSDMEGFREALNASLRLTLFIALPAAAGLVALSEPVVQLLFQRGAFEAEAVRATALALVAYGLGLPAFALVRPLVSAFYALEDTRMPVIAATLSVAVYVACGVAMMQGMGHVGLALATTVSSWFNTFFLMWALRRRLGQWADWHRACVAFTLLGVAIGLGAWATTGMGVWAVAFIPVWAVAYALGALAFRVPEATMMADALRRRIAR
- the serB gene encoding phosphoserine phosphatase SerB; translation: MHEIVLIRISGDDKPGIMNSLTGILASYGVRILDIGQAVIHNTLSLGLIIEIPREQGSAPILKDLLFKAHEMGVGLTFEAVAPERHEQWVGAQGRRRHIVTLISREITSRQMERVSGVLTRHGLNIDFISRLSGRISLERPDAHPRACVELSVRGEPADIAAMRAEFMDISRELGVDIGLQEDNVYRRNRRLICFDMDSTLIQGEVIDELARRAGVVDRVSAITESAMRGELDFRQSLRERVSLLEGLDASVLSEVAESIPLTEGARRLIGTLKNLGYKIAILSGGFTYFGERLQRELGVDYVYANELEIVDGRLTGRVVGEIVDGARKAQLLQDIARRENIDLQQVVAVGDGANDLPMLNLAGLGIAFHAKPIVRRGARQAISTLGLDGILYLLGLRDREALD
- a CDS encoding tRNA1(Val) (adenine(37)-N6)-methyltransferase, coding for MPEFRTAEDARAHFPRGLVQPEGGFRFSADALLLACFAGPGAARRIADLGAGCGVVGFGLLLRDEAATATVTAVDINPDMLAAQRDNVKLLGFGERFEAVEADVSAIGASGLAAQSFDLVVCNPPYRETGTGRRPADAGRDAARFEVRAQVGDFVAAAARLVRNRGRVCFIGLPERLPELFADFRAARLAPKRLRMVHSRIGEPARLALVEGMLGASAGLIVEPPLVLYEGTGNESCLCADALAFCPFMACNAGRRG
- a CDS encoding PAS domain S-box protein, translating into MNPRRQFAILCLALLSLWAVALPASAHEQPIVRIGVLALRGPAEALRRWDLTAAYLSSSIPGHVFRIVPLTFHEIHGAVTSEQVDFILCNPSMYVELEMSNGASAMLTITETYRDVPISHFGGVVVTRAFRDDIKTLSDLKDKTIAAVDPDSLGGWRALARELAVIGITPERHLKRIDFAGTHDAAVMAVLRGEVDAATVRTGTLERMSHEQKISLRDFRILPPLTPADPTFPLPVSTRLYPEWPLARLAHTPQDLAISVDAALLSLSAHHPAARAAGLSGWSPPQNYAPVHDLLDALHLGPYKTAQHVDPIAVIQQYWHIIGLTLLILGIFAAGGLHVLRLYAKLKRSQAALLESERKFRTMFECHPAVMVLADANTRTIIEANPAASNFYGYSPEELRGMSVTNLDTAPPEVLGEYMRDAVSSSRNVFHVQNRLASGEVRDVEVQAVPFHMGERNVLYSIINDVTDRVRAERELRDALSELQTILESSQVGIMYLRGYRFIAGGNAKLAEIFGYDSIDDMIGLSVFHVHTSEESFAQFGTLHYEKLVSGAQLQVEYQLRRKDGTPIWCTLSGAAVDRTTPPSLGRGVIWIIDDITDRKRMEQELHDAFAFQKLIIENRMVGICFVKHRQLQWANQRVFALSGYSQDELVGHSTRIIFPNDDVHEAFGQYAYTALGRGDMYDAIHQLIRPDGQLYWAHLMGTALDPAKPDEGSLWLFDDVTQRKELEDELLRTNRMQQVLLENGIMGIALVKHRRFQWVNSRMMEMTGLTEAEILNAPTRIIHMDDATYEAFGISAYEAIARGELYDTTLPLRRGDNQSFWCRFTGRALDPSHPNEGSVWMFEDITERRRMEEDLRRMATRDSLTGAYNRRRFMEKAEEELVRARRYSRPLAVLMIDLDHFKGINDSYGHHAGDDVLRAMVQACLDTIRETDVFGRMGGEEFAAVLTETPADAARDVAERIRSRLENTPVASGGKSIHFTASIGLTALSDTDNSLQDALRRADRNLYVAKQKGRNRVVWD